The sequence GGTTCGCTCAAGCGGGCGAATCGAGGTCATCGTAGTTTCTCCTCTCAAGGGTTTACCATTCTTGAAAAGGATAAAGCCGCGATGGCCTTTTATGCATTTTCAAAGATCAATTTTGTCCTGTACTAAGGACGGACAGTTTATTCACCGTCTCGGCAGCATTCCAGACATCGCTTGCCATCAGGCGAAAGTTCACGTAAGCCGCTTCGTAACCATCGAACCCGGGCAACTTCGCCGCCGCCGTTGCATCCGTGACCACCACGACCTCGAAGCCTTGTTCGAGCAATTCGCGCATGTGCGATTCCGTGCAGAGATTCGCCGACATGCCTGCGAGGATCACCTGTCGGATGTCTTTCTTGCGCAGTTGCAAAATCAGGTCATTCGATTCGGGACCGAAGACTTTGTGCGGGCTTGTGACGACGGTCTTTCCGTCTTCAATGTATGGCTTATAGCGATCAAGCCAATCAGCCCCCGACCCCTTGAAGCCCTCCTGCTTCAAGGCTCCCTTGCGGTCGAACATGCCGATCCGGTGCATGAGCACTTCGAGCGCGCCACCAAACTTCCATTGATGGTCGTGCGGGTAGTAATAGTGCGGGCTGACGAAGACCGGCACGCCGGAAGTCTTCGCCGCTTTGAACAGACTCTCAATGTTCTCGACGGTTTTGTTCTCCTTCACACTCTGTCCGACTACTCCCCAGGCGACCCCGTTGGGACTGAGAAAGTCGTTTTGCGGGTCGGTTACGACCAGCGCCACACGACCCACTTGGGGTGTCATACCTGGACGCGGGACTGGCACATCCTCGCGGGCGCCAGCGTAATGTGGCACAGTCGGCTTGGCATTCTGCGCGACTAACGACATGGGTACGGTCAAGCCGACTGCGACGGCAATCAGCGAGACGATAAGCAAACGATAGAAGAATTTCATGATGGTGTCCTTTCCTTTTAGTATGGATTAGTCCAAATCTGCGATAAGTGAACACTCTGGCGCTTACGCGCAGTCGCAGGATTGCGTGGCGCATCCGTTTCCAGGCTTGACTTTGGGGAAATCCACAACGGTTTGCGCGACGTGGTTGAAGTAGTTGGTGAAGATGTTCAGCGCCACGTTGGCGATGATCTCGGTGATTTCGCCGTCGTTGTAACCGGCAGAGCGCACCGCCTGGATTTCGCTGTCAAGCAGTTCGCCGCGTTTGATGATGAGTTGATGGGCAAATTTCAACGCGGCATCGGTTTTCGGGTCGCTGGAACCGGCGTGACGGCTGGCAGCGATTTCGCTCTCATTCAGACCAACCATTTTGCCGATGGCGGTGTGCGCTGAAAGGCAGTATTCGCAACTGTTGGCGTCAGCCACCGTCAGGGCGATTTGCTCGCGCAACTTGGCGTTGAGCAATCCGCCGCTGAGCGCGCCGCTGAAGTTTAAGTAACCTTCCAACGCTGCGGGCGAATTGGCGAAGGTTCGCATCAGGTTCGGAACCATTCCGATTTTGGCGTTCACGCCGTCGAGCAATTCTTTGGCTTTGCCGGTCGCTTCTTTAGGGTCAATCGTGTTCAGTCTAGGCATAATTTTCTCCTTTTTAATTCCATTGGTTGCGGCAACCGAATCATCTGCCCATTGGCGCTTTGCCTTGCCGACGATTCGTGTTGCCTTGCGATTGGCTTAATGGCATGCGCTGTGCCGTTGGCTGGCAATGAATTCAAATGGTTGAAATCACTTGGCTTGGCTTGTTTTAAGCTATTCGGATTTAGCCCCGAAATTTCGTTACACGACGAAAGTCTGAGTTCTCAACCACGAAAGTTCGTGTAAAATGGCGGTGTTATGGAACTCGAATCTTTACAAGCTGTGTCTTTGGTGATTGCCGAAGAGCGTTCGGTCGAAGCGGTTTTGCAGCAGATTGTCGAAGGCTTGGTGGCGCAACCGGGCGTGGCGCTGGCGCGGTTGTGGTTGAAAGCTCCGGGCGATGATTGCACCCGCTGTCCGATGCGGCTGGAATGCCCCGATCAAACTGAATGCCTGCATCTGATGGCAAGCGCGGGCAGCCCGACGAAAGCCGTTGAAAATTGGTCGCGGCTTGACGGCGACTTTCGCCGCTTCCCGCTCGGCGTGCGCAAGATTGGCAAGATCGGCGCGACCGGCGAACCATTGTTGCTGGCTGATCTCAAACAAGAAAGCGATTGGCTTGCGCATCCGCAGTGGGCGGCGCGCGAATGCCTTCAATCTTTCGCCGGACAACCGTTGATTTTTCACGGCGAAGTGTTGGGTGTGCTTGCCGTTTTCAGCCGCCAAACGCTTCAAACTCAGGAATTCGCGTGGTTACGCATGTTTGCCGACCACGCGGCAGTGGCGTTGGCTAACAGCCGCGCCTTCGCCGAAATCGAACATCTACGCGAACAGCTCAAACTCGAAAACGATTACTTGCGCGAAGAAGCCAAAGTCGAACGCGCCTTCGGCGGCATTGTCGGCGAAAGCGCCGCGCTCAAAAAGATTCTCGATCAAATCGAACTCGTCGCCGCGAGCGATGCCAGCGTGTTGATTCTCGGCGAATCCGGCACCGGCAAAGAGTTGATCGCGCGCGCCATTCACGAACGCAGCCAACGCTCGATGGGTCCGCTGGTCAAAGTCAATTGCGCTTCGATTCCGCGCGATTTATTTGAAAGCGAATTTTTCGGCCACGTGCGCGGCGCATTCACCGGCGCGATTCGTGACCGCGTAGGACGGTTTCAACTGGCAGATGGCGGCACGCTGTTTCTCGATGAAATTGGCGAAATTCCGCTGGATTTGCAAAGCAAGTTGCTGCGCGTTTTGCAGGAAGGAACTTTTGAACGAGTCGGCGAAGAGAAGACACGGCGAACCAACGTTCGTGTGGTTGCCGCCACCAACCGCGATCTTCGCCGCGAAATTGCCACAGGGACTTTCCGGCAGGATTTGTTTTTCCGCCTGAGCGTCTTTCCCATCGAATTGCCGCCGCTGCGTGAACGCCGCGAAGACATTCCGTTGCTGGTGCAGCATTTTATTGAGGAAGCCAGAAAGCAGGCGCGTTGTGGCAAGTTGCAAGTATCGGACGCGCAGATGGCTGCATTGCAACGCTATCACTGGCCCGGCAACGTGCGCGAACTGCAAAACGTCATTGAACGCGCAATGATTCTCTCGCGTTGCGGCGCGCAACCGTTGAATTTCGATTGGGTATTGCCGGTGGCTGAACCATCATCCGCCTTGCCGCCAGACAACTCGCCTGAAGCCGCGCAAGCTGCCACATTTCTTACGCAAGCTGAATGGGAAGCGCAGGAACGCGCTAATTTAATGGCGGCGCTGGAAACTGCGAATTGGAAAATTTATGGCGCGGGTGGCGCGGCGCAATTGCTGGGGATGAAACCGACAACCTTGGCATCACGCCTGCAATCTCTGGGCATCAAGAAAATTCGTGGCTGATTTCAACCACGATAGCGCCTATCTGCCTCTTCAATCGGGTAATCGTTGGCGCTCATATCGCGGCGACGCATCAAGCCTTCGTCATCGAATTCCCAATGCTCGTTGCCATGTGTGCGAAACCATTGCCCGGCGGCGTTGTGCCATTCGTATTCAAAGCGCACCGAAATGCGATTGTGGGTGAATGCCCACAACTCTTTCATCAAGCGGTAATCAAGTTCCTGTGCCCACTTGCGGCGCAGGAATTCTTTAATGGCTTCGCGCCCGGTGAAAAACTCCGCGCGATTGCGCCATTCGGAATCGGGTGTGTATGCCAGCGCGACGCGTTCGGGGTCGCGTGAATTCCAGGCGTTTTCGGCAGCCTGGACTTTGGCGCGGGCGGTTTCAAGCGTGAACGGCGGTTTGATAATTGGCGCTGACATTACTTTCCTCCTTGTTCGGTTTGCGGTTTTAATCGCTTGATTTCGGCTTCCTGTTGGGCGATGCGTTCGTAAAGCGGCGTGTTCAATTCGCGGATTTCTTCCCTCGTGAAGCGTGGCGTGATGTGTTGCGGACAGTTCCAGTCAAAGGCTTCGACGTGTAGCAGCATGGCGCGCTCGACCTGCGCCTGGTAAGTCGCGTGGTGCAATTGGGCGATGAGTTCAGGCGCGTCTTTGGCGGCGATGACTTCGATGCGCGCGTAAATCTTCAGCCGCTGGCGGCGCGCGTAATCCATCAGAATCAGCGCGGCTTTATCGTTGCCGTGCAGATTGCCAACGCTGATGTATTGCAGGTTGCCGCGAAAGTCGGCATACGCCAGCGTTCTTGCATCCAGCACTTTCAAAAAGCCTGACGGACCACCGCGAAACTGCACGTAAGGAAATCCGTTCTCGCCCACC is a genomic window of Acidobacteriota bacterium containing:
- a CDS encoding cysteine hydrolase, which translates into the protein MSLVAQNAKPTVPHYAGAREDVPVPRPGMTPQVGRVALVVTDPQNDFLSPNGVAWGVVGQSVKENKTVENIESLFKAAKTSGVPVFVSPHYYYPHDHQWKFGGALEVLMHRIGMFDRKGALKQEGFKGSGADWLDRYKPYIEDGKTVVTSPHKVFGPESNDLILQLRKKDIRQVILAGMSANLCTESHMRELLEQGFEVVVVTDATAAAKLPGFDGYEAAYVNFRLMASDVWNAAETVNKLSVLSTGQN
- a CDS encoding sigma 54-interacting transcriptional regulator; translated protein: MELESLQAVSLVIAEERSVEAVLQQIVEGLVAQPGVALARLWLKAPGDDCTRCPMRLECPDQTECLHLMASAGSPTKAVENWSRLDGDFRRFPLGVRKIGKIGATGEPLLLADLKQESDWLAHPQWAARECLQSFAGQPLIFHGEVLGVLAVFSRQTLQTQEFAWLRMFADHAAVALANSRAFAEIEHLREQLKLENDYLREEAKVERAFGGIVGESAALKKILDQIELVAASDASVLILGESGTGKELIARAIHERSQRSMGPLVKVNCASIPRDLFESEFFGHVRGAFTGAIRDRVGRFQLADGGTLFLDEIGEIPLDLQSKLLRVLQEGTFERVGEEKTRRTNVRVVAATNRDLRREIATGTFRQDLFFRLSVFPIELPPLRERREDIPLLVQHFIEEARKQARCGKLQVSDAQMAALQRYHWPGNVRELQNVIERAMILSRCGAQPLNFDWVLPVAEPSSALPPDNSPEAAQAATFLTQAEWEAQERANLMAALETANWKIYGAGGAAQLLGMKPTTLASRLQSLGIKKIRG
- a CDS encoding pyridoxamine 5'-phosphate oxidase family protein, with product MARNFAEIAFTENVKAQQEKYGSRRSYVRMEQMERGTELSFAEADFIAARDSFYLATVGENGFPYVQFRGGPSGFLKVLDARTLAYADFRGNLQYISVGNLHGNDKAALILMDYARRQRLKIYARIEVIAAKDAPELIAQLHHATYQAQVERAMLLHVEAFDWNCPQHITPRFTREEIRELNTPLYERIAQQEAEIKRLKPQTEQGGK
- a CDS encoding carboxymuconolactone decarboxylase family protein — translated: MPRLNTIDPKEATGKAKELLDGVNAKIGMVPNLMRTFANSPAALEGYLNFSGALSGGLLNAKLREQIALTVADANSCEYCLSAHTAIGKMVGLNESEIAASRHAGSSDPKTDAALKFAHQLIIKRGELLDSEIQAVRSAGYNDGEITEIIANVALNIFTNYFNHVAQTVVDFPKVKPGNGCATQSCDCA
- a CDS encoding nuclear transport factor 2 family protein; this encodes MSAPIIKPPFTLETARAKVQAAENAWNSRDPERVALAYTPDSEWRNRAEFFTGREAIKEFLRRKWAQELDYRLMKELWAFTHNRISVRFEYEWHNAAGQWFRTHGNEHWEFDDEGLMRRRDMSANDYPIEEADRRYRG